TAAAAAATCAAACTCAAGTCCTATAGGATCCATCCATTTTCTACAATACTATGGTGGCAGGTACGAAGATGGCACCCTATTTGGCAACGAATCCAGCGGGCAACGGCGGCAGCCTATCCGCCGAATCAACGGCCGGCAAGCGGCGCTTCAACAGCAGCCGCGTACTCATCCTGCAGAACTGTTCGACCGAAGGGATCGGGCTTTATGAAACCCGGCTGCAGGAACTCGGCATCGTCCATCACACTCTCCATCCGTATGCCGGGGAAAGTTTCCCTCCGCTCGACCGTTATAACGCGATCATCGTCGGCGGCACCCCCGTATCGGTGAATCAAATCGGCAGCCACCACTTCTTGCTGAAAGAAGGACGTTTTCTGAAGCGGGCGCTGAATCGCGGCAAACATATCCTGGGCATTTGCTTCGGCGCCCAGCTGCTGGCCAGGCTGCTGGGGGCCGTGGTGACCAGGAATCCGGTCATGGAGATCGGGGCCTATCCCGTCCGGCTGACCAGTGCGGGGAGGAACGATCCGTTGTTCAAGGGGTTTCCGCAGACGTTTCCCGTGTTTCATTGGCATGGCGACACCTTTGCCATCCCGGCCCAAGGCCGACGGCTGGCCATGGACCGGGATTGCCCCAATCAGGCCTTCCGCCTGGGACGCGCCGTAGGGCTGCAGTTCCATTTGGAAATCACCCCGGCCGAGGCCAAACACTGGGCCGGCGCCTACAAGGACGAACTGGGCTCGGTGGGCAAGAACGCCCCACAGCTGGCAAGCGAATGCCGCACCCATAAAGCCATGATGGCCAGCCTGGCCGGTCTCCTGCTTGACAATTTTCTGGCCGGAGATCGCCACTAAAAGGAGTTCAACGATGAAAAAAATCATTTTCCTGCTGCTCATTTTGCTCTTGTTGGCGATCGGTGAATTTGCCCAAGAAACCGGTTCTGCAAATCCGGCCAACGAGAAGGCCATGATCGAAAAGGTCATCCGTGCCTCCATCGACTGGGCCATCGTTAAGGACCGGGTGCTGCTGGAAAGCCTGTTGGTTCACGATGACAGTTTGTTCATTTTCAATCCCGATGCAAACAGCACGGTAGGTTGGAGCCAGTTCAAGAAGGGGTTCGATTTCTGGATGGATACGCGCTTCAAGATGGAACACTACGAGATGCGCAACCTGCGCATCGACCTGTCCCTTTCGGGCACGGTGGCCTGGTGGTCCTGCATCCTGGACGAACGCGCCAGTTGGGATGGCCGGTCCATCGGCTGGCAAGACACGCGCTGGACCGGCGTCATCGAAAAACATGGCGGCAGATGGCTCATCATGCAGATGCATTTCTCCCATGCCAGCAAATGAGTCTCGCCCCGATTCGCAAAATCGCCACTGGGCGGTGCTGAAGTCGTGAAAGATGATCGATACTTGCCCATCATCTTGAAATTGAGCGCATGAGCAAAAAAACGCCGGCAAAACCGATCGGCAATGAATTGGCGGCACCTTCGCCAGACGCCATTTTTGCAACCGATGGCATCGGCGATGCGGCGCAGCCGCAAATCCGTAAATCCCGCTGGTCCGGACCGGAGGCCATGGTATCCCTGCAAAAAACCGCCGAAGTGCTGGCCATGGCTTATCTGGTCACCAACCTGAACTTCAAAACAATTCCGCTGAAGGAATTCATGGATGATTGCGAAAGGAAAATACTGCTCTCCAGCCTGCACCTGACCCACGGCAGCCAGAAAAATACCGCCGACCTGCTCGGCCTGAGACCGACGGCCCTGTTCGAAAAAATGCGCAAGCACGGCATCAACGGCCGGAAGATCAAATTGTCCGAAAAACTCAAGGCAGTCACGTCCCAGGGGATGGAGTAAAAAAAGATCATGCGCATTGCCCGGAAACCAGGAACCCGGCCCCGGCAAGGCAAAAATGATAGGACTTTGGTCACGAATGCAAAAAAATGACTATCGGCCCATTACTTGGGATGGTTTTACACGTTATAGCATATAGCGAAACAGCAGAGGTGAATGGAATGAAACAGTTAGCGCAAAACAGCAATGCCGGCTATGAGTGGCACGGTATTTCAGACATGCCCGATTCCGTCGTGCCGAACACCCTGAAACAAATCAACCCCCTGGCCGGCCAATCGGTCTGGACGAATCCGGATATCGGGAATTTCCTGGCCAGGACGACCGAATCGATGGTTTCCGCCTATCTCGACGTCAACCTGAACGTCAGGAACGTTCAGCTGAAGGGATTCATGGATGATCTCGAAAAAAATATCCTGCTTTCCTGCCTGCGCCTGACCCAAGGCAGCCAGAGAAAAGCCGCCGCCCTGTTGAGCCTCAAGCCAACCGCCCTGTTCGAGAAAATGCGCAAGCACGGCATCAACGGCCGGCAGATCAAACTATCAAGAAAACTTCAGCTGCCCCATCCCCAGGCAGGGTCATAAAAACCATCTCCCTATCCAGTAGACCGAATCGGTTTAAAAGAATTGCATCCGCTTTCAAACATGTCGGAGTTCCGTTTCGTATAAGTTGTCTTGGGAATAATCATGACGGGCGTGGAGAGTAAAAGCAAATATTTACATTGCCCGAAACGTCTATCATAAGTTATAAGGAGCAGTCATGAGAAAGTTTTTATCTGCCTTTTTGCTGGCCGTATGCATCGCTTCATCGCTCACCCTGGCCGCGGAGGAGACCCTCCCCTTTCGCGTGACCCGGGTAAACGAACGGATCACCCTCTTCACGCCGGGACAATACGCCCCGCCGGCCACGATGACGGTCATCACCACCCCGAAGGGGCTGATCGTGATCGACACCCTGCTCTCGCCCACGCTGGCCGAATTGGCCATGCAGCGGGTAAAAAAAGAACTGGGCCGGGATGACGTCCTGCTGGTCATCAACACCCACGACCACATGGATCACACCGGCGGCAACCAGGTCTTCAAGGGGGTGGAAATCATCGGCCACGAGAGCGTGGTCCCGGCCATGAAGCGCTCGGCCGACGGCATTGCGGCCAATCAGCCGAGAATCCTGGCCCGCATCAGGCAAAGGGAAAGACAGCTGCAGACCCTCGCCGCCGACGCCCCGCAAGCCCTGGCCCTGGCCGAAGCGAACCGCATCGACCGCCTGCTGATGGAAGACCAGCAGAAGCGTTTTGTTTCCACGCCGCCAACCAAAACCTTCGCCGACAAGCTGACCGTGAGCGCCGGCGGACTGGAATTGCGCCTGTATTATTTCGGCCGGGCCCATACGGACAACGACATCGTCATTCATATCCCGAAACTCGGCGTTCTCTTTACCGGCGACCTCTTCCATACCGAATCCATCAGTTCCACGGCCGCCCAGCGGCCGCTCGACATCCCGCGCTGGCTGGCCGTCCTGGATGAAGTGCTCAAGACCGGCAAGGGGGTGCGGACGGTTGTCGGCGGTCACATGCTTGTCTACAGCCGGGAATGGCTGGACGCCCAGCACCGCTACATCAGGGACCTTTGGACTGCCGTGAAGCAAGCCAAGAAAGAGGATGTATCGTTGGCGGCATTGCGCGCGAAACTGCCGCTCGAACCCGCCTTCGCCTACCTGGCGCCCTACTTCGACCTGAAGGCCCAGCCGAACATCGACCGCCACCAGGCGAACATCCTGGATTACTGGCGGGTGGGGCTGCGGCCGGCCGGTGCCGAGATCGAACGGGTCATGCGCCAATCCGGGCCTGACGCGGCGCGCGCCCGCTTTCAGGAGCTCCTGGCCGCGGGCGAGCGGGAATTTTTCATCGACGAAACGGAGTTCAATGCCCTGGGTTACAGGTTCCTCCAGCAGGAAAGAAAGCCGGCTGAGGCGTGCGCCGTATTCGAAATGAACCGCGATGCCTTCCCCGGATCCTGGAACACTTGGGACAGCCTGGGCGAAGCGCTGCTGACGCAGGGGAAGCTGGACACGTCCGAAGCCTGCTACCTCAGATCGCTGGAGCTCAACCCCAACAGCCAGAGCGGGAAGGACACCCTCAACCGCATCCGCCTGGACTTCAAAAATGAGACGAAAGCGACAATGAAATTCGCCCCCGGACGGAAGACCAAGCTGAAAGGCCCCTACTTGGGCCAAATGCCTCCAGGCCTGGAGCCGTCGGTATTTGCCCCGGGCATCGTCTCCACGGCCGGCAACTTCGAATTCTCCATCGCCTTCAGCCCCGACGGCCGGGAGCTCTATTTCACCCGGCGCCAGGACCCGGGCGGATTGAACACGATGATGGTCTGCCGCTGGGAAAAAGACGGTTGGACCGCCCCTGAAGAAGCCGCATTCTGCAAAGGCTTCCCCAGCAATGAGCCTCATATCACTCCGGATGGGAAAAAGCTGTATTTCGGCTGCAACCGCCAGCCCCCGGGCGCGGACCGGGCCGAGTACGGGATATGGGTGACGGAACGGGCGGCAAGCGGGTGGGGCGAACCGCGCTACCACGGCCCGGGCATGTACGTCTCCTCGACTCAGCATGGCGACCTCTACATGACCGATGTGACCATGGCCGCCGGGGGCGGCATCATCATGTATCCACTGGTGAACGGAATATATCAGGCGCCGGTGAAACTTCCGGGTGCCGTGAACGAACCCGCGTGGGCATCCCATGCCTTTATCGCTCCTGACGAAAGTTATATCATTTTCGACTCCGATAATCGTCCGGGCGCCCAGGGCGGCGAGGGTGACCTGTACGTCGTGTTCCGCAACACCGACGGTTCCTGGAGCGACGCCTCAAACCTGGGCGACACGATCAATACCCCGGGGACAAATTTCTGCTCCATGGTGAGCCCGGACGGCCAGTATTTGTTATATTCGGCCAGCCGCGACATTTACTGGGTCAGCGCCGAGGTCATCCAAAGACTGCGGCCCGGCGCCGCTCCCCAGGTTTCCCTTAGCGAAGAAATTAAAAATACCGTCCTGGCGGGGGACCTGCCCCGGTTGCAGATGCTTCTGGCAAAAGACCCGGCACTGGTGAAAGCCAGGGATGCTCAGGGCCGGACGTTGATGCACCTGGCCGCGGCTGCGGGCGACCTAAAAATGGTCCGCTGGCTCATCGGGCACGGAGCCGAAATCGACGCGCGCACGGCGCAAATGTCAACACCGCTCATGCATGCGGCTCTATCAGGCAAAGCGGACATAGTACGGCTGCTCATTGCCAAGGGCGCGGACGTCGGCGCCAGGGACAGCTATCAGCGAACAGCCTTCATCCTGGTCGCCCGGGACAGAGGGGACGCCGACATGGCCCGTATCCTCCTTGACGCCGGCGCCGACATCAACGCCGCCGACCGCTGGAACGACACGGCTTTGAACCTGGCCGCCTGGCGCGGCTTCGGCGCTCTGATCGACCTGCTACTCGAACGGGGTGCCGAGCTTCCTGCCGACCCTCGCAAAAAGCAGCAGGGATTCATTTTGGCCATAGCCAATGGCCTGGAAAAACTTTTCGAACTGGTCTTGGCAGCGGGCGCGGACCTGTCTGTTACGGATGGATTGGGAGGCAATCTCCTACATGCCGCCGCCGACGGGGGATCCGAGCCCATCATGAAAGCACTGATCTGGAAAAAACTCGACCTGAACGGCAAGGACCGCAACGGCTGGACCCCCCTGCACCGCGCCGCCGAGCGCGGCTGGCTGCGGGCGGCATCGCTTCTGGTCGAGCATGGCGCCCGGTTGAACGAACGCACCCTAGCCGGAGAGACGCCCTACGACCTGGCCCTGGCCGAAAAGAACGCCGAGGTCGTTGACCTGCTGACCGCCAAAGGGGCAGAGCAGGGCCCGCCGCGGTTTCCCGAACTCCAGGGGGAATACCTGGGCCAGAAAAAGCCCGGCGCCAAGCCTGAACTCTTTTCCCCGGGCATCGTCTCCAGCCGCTTCGGCCTGCACAGCACGGCCTCGTTCTCTCCCGACGGCCGCGAGGTTTACTGGAGCCTGATGATCGATCCCCGGACTCCCGGCTACAGCATCGACCGGCTGATGGTCAGCCGGCTGCAGCACGGGCGCTGGACCTATCCGCAGATCGCGCCCTTCACCGGAGAAGGCAAGGATGCCGACGTTCCCTTTTTCACTCCGGACGGCAAAAGGCTCTATTTCATGTCCCGGAGGCCGCTGCCCGGAACAGATAAACCGAGCGACGAGCATATCTGGTTCATGGAACGGCAGGGAGACGGCTGGTCGGATGCCCGGCCCGTGGACGCTGCGGTGAACGATCTCCCCCATCATTGGCAGTTTTCGGTGGACAGGGATTACAACCTCTACTTTGCCACGACCATTGCCGGAGGGCAGGGAAAGAACGACATCTACTGCGCAAAATACGTCGATGGTCGCTATCAGGAACCCAAGAACCTCGGCGCCCCGGTCAACACCGCCGGCGGCGAGGAGATGCCCTTCATCGCCCCAGATGGGAGCTACCTTCTCTTTGCGAGAGAATTCGATCTTTTTGTCAGTTTCCGGGTCAAGGACGGTTCCTGGAACGTTCCGGTCAGTCTGGGTCCGGAGATCAATTCGCAAGACATGGACCTGTGTCCGCTAGTGAGCGCCGACGGCAACTATCTTTTTTTCCTCAGCCGCCGCGGCGGCGAATCGCACACCTGGTGGGTATCGGCGAAGGTCATTGAGGACCTGAAGGCGATTGAAACCGCTCCGGCACTTTCGCAAATGACCTCCCTCGAACAGATCGACGACCTGGCCGGAGCCTATTTCGCCCTGGGGCAGATCGACAAGGCCGTCGAAGCCTTCGAATACGCCAAGTCCAGGTTCCCCGCCGAGCTGTATACCATCATCCGTCGTCTCGCCTTCTATCACGCCCAGGCCAGGCAATTCGACAAGGTCATGGACGACTGGGAGCTGGGGCAATCCAAAGGTCTGTTCTTCCCGGCCGAGAGCAAGCTGTACGAGCCGCTCTTTCAGACCGAGCGCTACCGCAAATTCCTTGCCGCCAATAAGGAGCTCCTCAACACGGCGCTGAGCAACGCCAAGGCGAAATACGATGTCGTCCTTCCTGAAAGCTACGACAGCAAAAAGAAATACCCCCTTTTCATCGTCATGCACGGCAACAACATCAACACGGCCGTCATCAAACCCAAGTGGAAGCTGGACAAGCTCGCCGGGCGCGTCATCCTGGCCTTCCTCCAGTCTTCTCAGGTCAGCGGCTCCGAATCGTTCATCTGGGATGACCTGCCGGCCGGCCGGCGCGACATCGCCGCCTTTTATGCCTGGCTGCAGAACAAGTACAGAATCGACAGGTCAAACATTTTGATCGGCGGCTTTTCCGGCGGCGCCGCCATGGCCATCGATGCGGCGCTGCGCCAGGCCGTCCCGGCCAGGGGATTCATCGCCCTGTGCCCGGGGGGCGTCCTCCCCGGACGCGCCGACATGGAAATTTTCAAGAAGGCGGCCCGAAAGAACATCACGGGCCAGATCATCGCCGGCGAAAAGGACGACCCGGAGGAGGCGAAGGCGCTGACCGACCTGTTCGCCGAGGGGGGGCTGCGCATCGGCTTGAACATTGTCCCCGGCTTGGAGCACACTTTCCCCGCCGACCTGCCCGCACGCCTGGACAGCGCCGTTGATCTCATTCTGAAATAATGGGTTCCGCAAATGAAACAGCGGATCCAAAACCAATTAAAAGCGGAATCGATAAAAAAAGGACCATGAAAATAAAAACATCCGACTGTTTCCTGCCGCTCGTGGCAGTGAGTATCGTCCTCATTTTGGTTGTAGCCATGGGCGCCCAGACTCAGCTGGCCGAGCAACCCCCGCTGATCCCCCGTTCGATCATTCTCGAGGAGTCGGAGCGCGGCAACCCGGAGCTCTCACCCGATGGGAAAATGATCGCCTACAGTGCCCAGTACAATGGCGTGGCCAACATCTGGGTGCAGACAGTGGGAAAAAACGACGATCGGGTGGTGACCCAGGACGCTAAAAACGGTATTCCCTATTGCTTCTGGCAGGCGGACGGCGAACATGTGCTCTACTTCCAGGACCAAAGTGGTGATGAGAACAGCCATCTGTTCCAGACCGATATCCATACGGGAACAACGCGTGAGGGCAGCCTATGTGACCAAGCCCGATAACTCCGCCGAGATCCGCGTTCGCGACAGCAGCAAGGATCCCTGGAGAACCCTCATTTCCTGGGGGACCGACGAGATGAATTCCGACTATACGGGAGTCGCCGGGTTCACTGCCGACAATGCCAAAATCTGGGTCATCGCCAGTCTCGGGGCGAACGCGGAGCGCCTGCTGGAGGTTAACCCGGGCACGGGCGAAAGAAAGATATTGAGCGAGGATTCCCAGTTCGATACCAGGGGGCTTATGGTCAATCCGCTGCGAAACACGCTGGAGGCCGTAGCCTACGAAAAAGAGCGCAGGACCTGGATTTTCTTTGACCCTCTGATCCGGGCAGATTTCGAGATCCTGGCAAAGGTTCGGGCGGCGGACATCTCGATCCGCGGCCGCGACCGATCGGACAAGATCTGGCTGGTCAAATTCGCCGCTTCCGACAGCCCGACGACTTACTACCGCTATGACCGAGCCGCCAAGAAAGCCAACTATCTCTTTTCCGAAGATCCGAAGTTGGAAAACTTCCCACTTGCGAAAAAGCAACCCATCCAATTCAAATCTCAAGACGGCATGACCATTTACGGCTATCTCACTTTGCCGCTTGGCCTACCCCCGAAAAATCTTCCGCTCGTGGTCCAGGTGCATGGAGGCCCCTGGACCCGCGACAACGGGGACCTTGATTTCCCCGTGCAGTGCCTGGCCAACCGCGGCTATGCCGTACTGCAAGTGAATTTTCGCGCTTCAACGGGCTACGGCAAAACGTATCAGAACGCCGGCAACCTGGAGTGGGGCGGCAAAGTCATCCAGGACCTTGTGGATGGCAAAAATTGGCTTGTCGCCCGCGGCATCGCCGACCCCAGGCGAACGGCCATTGCGGGTGGAAGTTTCGGCGGCTTTGCCGTGCTGGCCGCCATGGCTTTCCACCCTCGGGAATTCATCTGCGGCATCGCTGTCAACGCCATCAGTGATGCCAATCTCTTTTTTGCTTCCATGCCTCCACATTGGACGGTGGCCAAGGCGAGGTTCGAAACGCGCATGGGCAAGGATCCGGAGTTCCTCAAAGGGATCAGCCCGCTGTATAAGGCCGACCGGGTTGCATGCCCGCTTTTAATCATGCATAACGCCAACGATGTGCGGGTCAAGCTGGAACATGCCGAGCGCATGGTTGCTGCCCTGAGAAAGT
This DNA window, taken from Candidatus Aminicenantes bacterium, encodes the following:
- a CDS encoding type 1 glutamine amidotransferase; translation: MAPYLATNPAGNGGSLSAESTAGKRRFNSSRVLILQNCSTEGIGLYETRLQELGIVHHTLHPYAGESFPPLDRYNAIIVGGTPVSVNQIGSHHFLLKEGRFLKRALNRGKHILGICFGAQLLARLLGAVVTRNPVMEIGAYPVRLTSAGRNDPLFKGFPQTFPVFHWHGDTFAIPAQGRRLAMDRDCPNQAFRLGRAVGLQFHLEITPAEAKHWAGAYKDELGSVGKNAPQLASECRTHKAMMASLAGLLLDNFLAGDRH
- a CDS encoding S9 family peptidase → MRAAYVTKPDNSAEIRVRDSSKDPWRTLISWGTDEMNSDYTGVAGFTADNAKIWVIASLGANAERLLEVNPGTGERKILSEDSQFDTRGLMVNPLRNTLEAVAYEKERRTWIFFDPLIRADFEILAKVRAADISIRGRDRSDKIWLVKFAASDSPTTYYRYDRAAKKANYLFSEDPKLENFPLAKKQPIQFKSQDGMTIYGYLTLPLGLPPKNLPLVVQVHGGPWTRDNGDLDFPVQCLANRGYAVLQVNFRASTGYGKTYQNAGNLEWGGKVIQDLVDGKNWLVARGIADPRRTAIAGGSFGGFAVLAAMAFHPREFICGIAVNAISDANLFFASMPPHWTVAKARFETRMGKDPEFLKGISPLYKADRVACPLLIMHNANDVRVKLEHAERMVAALRKYGKEVTFLVFPDAGHVGGGAYANFLRRWAAIEDFLGKHLGGRAEPPNEAEKWDQLMK
- a CDS encoding nuclear transport factor 2 family protein, encoding MKKIIFLLLILLLLAIGEFAQETGSANPANEKAMIEKVIRASIDWAIVKDRVLLESLLVHDDSLFIFNPDANSTVGWSQFKKGFDFWMDTRFKMEHYEMRNLRIDLSLSGTVAWWSCILDERASWDGRSIGWQDTRWTGVIEKHGGRWLIMQMHFSHASK
- a CDS encoding ankyrin repeat domain-containing protein, which gives rise to MRKFLSAFLLAVCIASSLTLAAEETLPFRVTRVNERITLFTPGQYAPPATMTVITTPKGLIVIDTLLSPTLAELAMQRVKKELGRDDVLLVINTHDHMDHTGGNQVFKGVEIIGHESVVPAMKRSADGIAANQPRILARIRQRERQLQTLAADAPQALALAEANRIDRLLMEDQQKRFVSTPPTKTFADKLTVSAGGLELRLYYFGRAHTDNDIVIHIPKLGVLFTGDLFHTESISSTAAQRPLDIPRWLAVLDEVLKTGKGVRTVVGGHMLVYSREWLDAQHRYIRDLWTAVKQAKKEDVSLAALRAKLPLEPAFAYLAPYFDLKAQPNIDRHQANILDYWRVGLRPAGAEIERVMRQSGPDAARARFQELLAAGEREFFIDETEFNALGYRFLQQERKPAEACAVFEMNRDAFPGSWNTWDSLGEALLTQGKLDTSEACYLRSLELNPNSQSGKDTLNRIRLDFKNETKATMKFAPGRKTKLKGPYLGQMPPGLEPSVFAPGIVSTAGNFEFSIAFSPDGRELYFTRRQDPGGLNTMMVCRWEKDGWTAPEEAAFCKGFPSNEPHITPDGKKLYFGCNRQPPGADRAEYGIWVTERAASGWGEPRYHGPGMYVSSTQHGDLYMTDVTMAAGGGIIMYPLVNGIYQAPVKLPGAVNEPAWASHAFIAPDESYIIFDSDNRPGAQGGEGDLYVVFRNTDGSWSDASNLGDTINTPGTNFCSMVSPDGQYLLYSASRDIYWVSAEVIQRLRPGAAPQVSLSEEIKNTVLAGDLPRLQMLLAKDPALVKARDAQGRTLMHLAAAAGDLKMVRWLIGHGAEIDARTAQMSTPLMHAALSGKADIVRLLIAKGADVGARDSYQRTAFILVARDRGDADMARILLDAGADINAADRWNDTALNLAAWRGFGALIDLLLERGAELPADPRKKQQGFILAIANGLEKLFELVLAAGADLSVTDGLGGNLLHAAADGGSEPIMKALIWKKLDLNGKDRNGWTPLHRAAERGWLRAASLLVEHGARLNERTLAGETPYDLALAEKNAEVVDLLTAKGAEQGPPRFPELQGEYLGQKKPGAKPELFSPGIVSSRFGLHSTASFSPDGREVYWSLMIDPRTPGYSIDRLMVSRLQHGRWTYPQIAPFTGEGKDADVPFFTPDGKRLYFMSRRPLPGTDKPSDEHIWFMERQGDGWSDARPVDAAVNDLPHHWQFSVDRDYNLYFATTIAGGQGKNDIYCAKYVDGRYQEPKNLGAPVNTAGGEEMPFIAPDGSYLLFAREFDLFVSFRVKDGSWNVPVSLGPEINSQDMDLCPLVSADGNYLFFLSRRGGESHTWWVSAKVIEDLKAIETAPALSQMTSLEQIDDLAGAYFALGQIDKAVEAFEYAKSRFPAELYTIIRRLAFYHAQARQFDKVMDDWELGQSKGLFFPAESKLYEPLFQTERYRKFLAANKELLNTALSNAKAKYDVVLPESYDSKKKYPLFIVMHGNNINTAVIKPKWKLDKLAGRVILAFLQSSQVSGSESFIWDDLPAGRRDIAAFYAWLQNKYRIDRSNILIGGFSGGAAMAIDAALRQAVPARGFIALCPGGVLPGRADMEIFKKAARKNITGQIIAGEKDDPEEAKALTDLFAEGGLRIGLNIVPGLEHTFPADLPARLDSAVDLILK